CATATTTGTGTTATTCTTCTTATTTGGGATATCGAGCCTTGGACTAGCACAAAATACGACTGTGCGAGGAGTTATAACTTCAGAAGAGAATAGCGAGCCTTTGGTTGGTGTTAACATTGTCATAAAAGGCACTACAGAAGGAACCGTTTCTGATGTAGATGGCTCTTATTCCATTTCGGCCCCATCCGATGCCACTCTTGTTTACAGTTTTGTAGGTTATACTGCACAAGAAATCCCAATCAGTGGTAGATCTCAACTCGATGTTTCAATGGCAATTTTTGCTGACCTATTTGATGAAATTGTCGTAGTAGGCTATGGTACAAGAAAACGCAGTGACGTTACAGGTTCCGTTGTAGCTTTGGAAGAAGTAGAACTACGGGAAATACCCGTATCCAATCCTGTAATGGCACTACAAGGCCGAGTAGCAGGAGTAGAAATTGAAAGAACCTCGTCAAGACCAGGTGCAGGTTCTCAGATTCGTATCAGAGGAAACAGATCACTTGGTACGGACGAATCTGGTGTAAACGACCCTTTGGTTGTACTGGATGGTATTCCATTTAGCGGCAATATAAATGACATCAATCCAAGCGACATTGTGAACATGAACATTCTAAAAGATGCCTCTGCCACAGCTATTTACGGATCAAGAGGTGCGAATGGGGTGATATTAGTAACCACTCGAAGAGGAAGTGTAGGAAAACCAAGGCTGACTTATAATGGATATGTGGGTATAGCTTCGGCTTTGGACAAATATGACCTTTGGGATGCCGAAGAATATGCAGATGCTAAACAAGTATCCAATTTTGGCGCACCAGGCGGTTCTTTTACTCCCACTGAAATTGAAAATATGGTTTCAGGTCGATCAACCGACTGGCAAGATGTGATGTATAGAGATGGATATATCACCAACCATGAATTGAGCGTAACTGGCGGAACAGATAAAACACAGTATTCTATTTCTGCTGGGTATTTTGACGAAACCACAGTATTACCAGGTCAAGAATTTGAGCGATTTTCATTGCGTGCGGCAATTGACCAAAAAATTGGTGAGCGCATCAAAATTGGTGCTACCATGATTAACTCTGTATCCAATAGAGATGGTGAAAATGCTAGCCCAATGTTTCAAATACTTACATTAAGCCCTCTTTACAATGCCTACAATGAAGATGGCACAATAAATGAACTTCCTGCAATTGGATCCGTAGATGCCAATACTCGTTCACCTTTGACCTTATACCAAAAAGACTCTTGGAGTCAAGAAAGAAGAAGATTAAGAACTTTTAATAATGTGTATGGAGAAGTTGAAATCATTGAAGGATTGAAGTACCGATTGAATGCTGGTTTGGACTACTGGCAAGATGAATATGGTCAATTCTATTCTTCCAATACACCATTCCAAAATGGTAGTGGTAGCACTGCGGCCATTCGGAATAGAGATTCATGGTCTTATACCATTGAAAACTTATTACTCTATGAAAAATCGTTTGGAGACCACAATCTTTCTTTCACTGGTTTATACAGTGCACAAGAAGAAGAGTCCAATAGAAGCGGTGTAAATGCAAGTGCTATTTTTGCAGATTTTCTTCAATATTACAACTTTGCACTTGCAGAATCTACTACCATTCCAAACAATCCTAACGATCCAGCCTTCCAATATTCACGATGGGGATTGCTCTCATTCATGGCAAGAATTGAATATGGCTACAAAAGCAAATACCTCGCTACATTCACTATCAGACGAGACGGGTCTTCTAGATTGGCAGAAGGAAATAAATGGTTTTCTTACCCAGCCGCCGCTTTAGCTTGGAATATACACAATGAACCATTTTTAGAAAGTAGCGAAACCATTGACCTTCTTAAATTGAGATTGGGAGTAGGTCGTACTTCCAACCAATCTATTTCCCCTTACTCCTCTTTGGGTAGCCTTTCAAGAATACCTTATAATTTTGGCCCTGATGGCGGTACTTACGGATTTTTGGTAAGTACACTTCCCAATGCTGAACTTTCTTGGGAGTTTACTACATCTAGAAATGTGGGCATTGATTTCGGTTTGTTCAACAATAGAATTAGCGGTTCCATAGATGTTTACAAAAACACGACCGAGGATGTATTGCAGTCAAGAGCAGTGCCGATTACTTCTGGTGTACCGGGTAGTTTCCAAGAAAATATCGGTAAAGTAGAAGGTAAAGGAATAGAAGTAATGTTATCTACTGACATTGTACGAAATACAGGTGATGGCTTCAAATGGGGACTAGACATAAACTTTACTGCCCACAAAGAAGAAATCATTGAACTTTCTGAAGGAGTCACTCAAGATGAAGGAAATGGATGGTTTGTTGGACAACCTGTAAATGTAATTTATGATTACCAAAAAATTGGTATTTGGCAGTTGGGCGAAGAAGAATTGGCTTCAAGTTTTGGTGACTTTGCACCAGGTGATATCAAAATTGCCGATTTGAACAACAATGGTACTATCGATGCTGAAGACCGAACCATTATTGGACAGTTAGATCCAAAATGGTCTGCTGGTATTTCTTCCAGATTCAACTTCAAAGGCTTTGATCTTTCTGTGGTTGCTTTTGCAAAAGTCGGAGGAACACTTGTCTCCAATTTATATCAAATGAATCAAGGAAATCCTTTTAATAGTTTGGAAGGTAGAAGAAATGGTCCAGATGTAGATTATTGGACTCCCAACAATGCGACGAACGATTTTCCTCGCACAGGAAGACAAATAACTCCTTATGGATCTACAGTTGGATACTTTGATGCTTCCTACATGAAAATCCGAAGCATCAACTTTGGTTATACCATTCCTCAAAGCGTATTGTCTGGTATTGGATTACAAGCCACCAGATTGTATTTTACTGTAAACAATCCATTCAAAGCATTTTTCTCTGACTATGTAGATCAGGGCGGTATTGACCCAGAGCCAAATGGTAGAGCTAATGGAGGCGGAGATGTTATTGGTGCAGCTGGCTTTGGACGTAGATTGACCGTCAGTGCAGACACTCCACCTACCCGATCTTTGATTTTGGGATTAAATGTAACCTTGTAAAATAAATCATTATGAACATTATATATAAAAAAATAAAAGTTTTACACATCGTTTTACTTTGTTTTTCCCTCATGATTTTTTCAGCTTGTTCTAATATCTTGGAGGAGGAACCACGGTCATTATTAACTCCAAACCTTTTTGAGACCGACCAAGGACTTGAAGGAGGAATAGTAGCAGCGTATGCCTATCTTCGATTCTACTATGGCCCAGAAGGAACGCACAACATGACCGTCTATGGAACCGACGAATTTACAAATGGAAATCAAGTATCTAACCCACCATTGAACAATTATCAAAACTTAGATGCCAACAATGGTGACATTTTAACTCCATGGAATAGAGCATACCCCGCCATCAACACCTGCAATGGGGTTATAGAGTTGGGAACTACCGACAATATGACTCCCGAAAGGAGAACACTTATTGCAGAAGCGAAATACCTAAGAGCGCACTGGTATTTCATATTAGTGAGAACTTTTGGCGGGGTTTCTCTTGATTTAGGTTCAGGGCCGCTTGCCTTCAATAGATCTCCAGTAAATAATTTTTCAAGAGCATCTGTTTCAGAAGTTTACAATGTTATTATCAACGATTTAGAAGATGCAATAATCGATCTGTCTGATACACCAAGCGAACCAGGCAGGGCATGGAAAGCCACCGCTTATCACACACTTGCCAAAGTATATTTAGCAAGAGCATATTCGGAAGCAGCACAGTCAAGTGATTACCAAAATGCTCTGGATGCAGCTCAACATCTAATCAACAATGCGGGAAGCTATGGAGTCGCCTTACTCTCAGACTTTGCAGATGTACATAGAGAAGGAAATGACGACAATGCTGAGATTTTATTCTCTGTTCAACGAAATGGAGATCCCAATTTCACAGACATTACTGCAAATGGTGCTCCGAATGAGGTTGCACTTCAAATGAATAGAGCGAATTATTACTTCAGATGTTTTTATGAAAGAGCATCTGATGCACTTGTTAGAGATGTACAAAATGGAAGACCTTGGATTCGATTCAAACCGACTGATTGGTTGTTAAACGAAGCCTTCAATAACAAAACCATAGATTCAAGATTTGATAAATCTTTTCAAACAGTATGGTATGCCAACAATACAGATGCTTCAACTTACCCTCTTTGGACAGCAGGGGATGTAGCTGCAGGTTATGTGAGTCCAGATATGGAAGGACAACCCAAATTTTCTCTTGGTGATACTTGTGTATGGATGCCACAAGACCACATTAACTTGACAGCAGAGGACATAGGCAGAAGAGGTTTTATTGTTTTCACCCCTGCATTTATCAGTTCGCAGAAAGAACAATATCCAAGTTTAAGCAAATTCAATGCAATAGAAAGACCACAGCCAGGAACGGAAGACGATGCGAATGTATCTTCATATCGCCCCTATCCTGTTTACCGATTTGCAGAAACCTACTTGGTTGCCGCAGAAGCAGCTCTTCAATTAGGCAATACCCAATTGGCAGCTGATTATATCAATGTGATTCGACGAAGAGCCGCTTGGAATAATGCGAATCCTGCTCTAATGGAAATTACTGCCGGAAACGTAGATATTGATTTCATTCTGGCAGAACGAACCAGAGAATTGGCTGGAGAGTATATGAGGTGGTTTGATTTGGTGAGAACAGGTAAGCTGTTAGAAAGAGTCCAGTTATACAATCCCGACGGAGGACCGAATATTCAACCTCACCATGTATTACGGCCTATTCCACAGGGGTATATTGACCTTGCAATTGACCCTACTACGGCTGATAGTAAGTATCCTCAAAATCCGGGCTACTAATCCTATGGAACAAAGAAAAAATAACTTTACAACCCTAATTCTGCTTTTTGAAGGAGTCGAAATAGATTCAGTAAAAAATGTAAAGTTATTTTTTCATCATTGTTAATCTTAAATATTAAAAATAACAAATCATGGATTTGATAAAATACAATTCTTCCAAAATAAAAAATATCATTCAGCCTTCTTTGTGGCTATTGCTTTCTTTGTTTTTGGTATTGCCTTTTTCTAGTTGTGAAAAAGACGATACCGACAAGTTGACAGGCGAAATTGGTGCTGCAAATGCGGTGGATGTGAGCAGCCGAATCACAGGTTTTGATTCATCTGTTACAGGGGCAGGAGCTACCCTTTCTGCTTTGGGTAGCGGTCTTTCTGGTGTGAAAAGAGTATTTATGGGCAGCAATAGCAGCCCTTCGGTTGTAGCATCTGAGTCTTCTGTCACCTTTACAGTACCTATTGGAGTGGTGTTGGGTGTTCAAGAGGTGACTTTTATTTTTGAAGGCAACGAAAGAGCTACTGCAAGCATTGAAGTAGTTGCCTTACCAGTTATCTCTTATGTAGGGCCTTTGGCTTCTTATGTTGGAGATGAAATCATAATCATTGGTGACAACCTCTCCATTGTTGAAAGTGTGTTAATTGGGGATGTTCCTGCAAGCATTAATAGTTCTGAAAAAGACATTATTGCATTTACAGTACCTAATGGTGCGGTTTCAGGCAGTGTGTTTACCTTGTCTTCACCTGCTGGAGTAGTCAGTTCGAGCGAAGTATTATTCCTTTGTGATGATTCACCTGAAGAGATTCTTTGTCTGCCTGCATTGAATATCAATGGTAGTTTTGAGGAGGGAGATTTGGGAGATGCAACGACTGTTGCTGTTCCTGGTTGGGGATTTTCTGGAGCAGGTTCTTTGGCAAATGTAGAGGTCGTTTCTTTCAGAAATGGCTCAACAAGAGGTGGAAGACAGGCATTGAAGATTGAAGTGTTGGATGTAGGTGCAAATCCTTGGAACATTGAAATCAGAGAAGAATCATTTGAAGTAGCTCCCGCTACGACTTACCTTTACTCCATTCAAGTAAAAGGGCCAGCTGGTTCACGAGTTGATTTTACATTGGGTTTACCTGATTTCTCAGAGCTCAATAGATCAGAAGCAACTTTGTCTGGTGATTGGGAGGAAATTTCGTTTGAATTTACTACGGGTGCTGAAGATAATATGATTAGAACACCTATTCACTTTTCAAGAGATGTTAATATTGGTGGTACTTTCTATCTAGACGACTTGCGAATTGTGGCTACCAATTGACCCTGATGACGAATGGTGGATGATATCGTTCTCAGTGGTAATAGTTCATTGGAAGTAGAAGTTTTAGATATAAGCGAAAAGTCTTGAAACATTAAAACAATAGAAAATATCACTACTGTTGATTTATTTTATATGCGTTAAATTTTAGTATTATTTAGCACAAAATGTGGACATGACTTTTTGGATTGATGATTTGAGAATAACAAAACTGAAATAATTAACTGCAGACCATCATTAATGTTTATTTGAACACCAGTATGCTATTACGCTACTGGTGTTTTTAGTTTATTTTAAAAGTATAGATATGAAAAAGATACTTTTATTCTTAATTTGTAGTTTAGCGATTCATTCTATTTTTGGGCAAACACTCTTCAACAATGTTGCTGAAGAACAAGGGGTGTTGATTCTACACAATGTTCCTGCTGGAGAAGCAAATTTTGGAACTGGTGCCGTTTGGTTCGACTACGACAATGATGGTGACATAGATTTGTATGTGACCAACAACGATGATAGAAACCACTTGTTTCGGAACAATCGAATAGGATTGGGTACTGCCGATTTCACAGATGTTACTACCGGAGACGCTTTATGTTTGCAATGCAAAGGCTCTGGTGTTTCGGCAGCAGACTATGACAACGATGGAGATAAAGATCTTTATTTAGCAAATTTGAATCAAGATATACTCTTGCGAAATGATGGGAATGAACATTTTACAAATGCAACTTTTGAAGCCTTTGGCGCAGATGAGGATTTTCAACTTGGTTTTGGATCATCTGCTTCGTGGGGAGATGTGAACAACGACGGATGGTTGGATTTGTATGTTTCCAATCACATCATCAGTTTTGAATCTCCTATTACACCCAAAGATTTTTTGTATATCAACAACGGCGGAAATCCTGTTACTTTTACGGATAGAAGTGATTTGTTGGCGGGTGATACAGACGCAGATGGAACGGATGATTTGATGGGCTTCGGTTTTATTGGCATTTTTACGGATTTCGATAACAACGGCACAATGGATATTTATTTGGCAAACGATTGCCCATTGGGACCAGAAGACAACAAGTTGTTTAAAAACAACGGCAACATGACCTTCAGTGAAGTTAGCACAGAAATCGGTCCTTTCAAAAGAGGAAAAGTATCTGGACAATACGATTGTCATTCTGCCATGGGGCTATCAAGAGGAGACATGAACCATGATGGATATTTGGACTACCACTTTTCCAATATTCACTACCATGGCATCAACAGTGTGTTGCTTCAAAACACGGGCAAAAATCTGCTGAATGTCAGTGAAGAAGCAGGCTTGGACAAGGATATCTTCGAACCAGAATCGGGTTTGTTATTTACTTGGGGAACGATTATGATGGACTACGATTTGGACACTTGGCAGGATATTTACTTGGCTTCTGGTTCACTTAGATTGGTATATCAACCTAATTTTTTGTACCACAGCGGTGGTTCTTCCATTGCAGGTACGCCCGTTTTCACACAGGTCGCAGACGAAATCTCGGGTACGGCTGATGCCCGACAAACTAGAACGATTGTGAAAGCAGACTATGATATGGATGGCGATCCTGATGTCTATCTAGTAAATTTTGATACCAATTCCTCTTTACTTCAAAATAACAATGCGACGGGCTACAATTGGGCAATCATTGATGTAGTTGGTGCAGGCCCTCCCCTTTCTAACAAGGACGGCATTGGCGCAAAGATCACACTGACCACTCCAGATCAACTCCAACAATACGATGAAATTTACAGTGGCTCAAGTTTAGGTGGAGGGGATGATATGGCCGCTTATTTTGGTTTAAAGGAACATACAACATTTCAAGTTTCTATCAAATGGCCATCTGGAATTGTAAAATACTATGGAAGTTTTGAAGCCAATCAAAGACTCAAATTATACGAACCTACATGTTATGTTTTTTCTCCAAAAGAAGGAGCATTTTTGCAGCAAGAGGAAACACAGATTATACAATGGAAGTCAGTTTTTGAAGAAAATGAGGAAGTAAAAATTATACTGCTGTCAGAAGGAATAGAAGATAGAATCATTGTGAATCAAACATTAAACGATGGAGTGTTTGAATGGGAAATACCCAATGATTTGGAAGCAGGGCAAACTTATTCTGTTAAAATTGAGGGAATTCACAAAGCAAGTTTTGAAGGTGTAACCAATGGCTATTTCAGTATTTTACCTCCTTCAAAAAGCTACGTTCAAGTACTTTCTCCAAACGGAGGCGAGTTGTTAGTCAATGAGCCGATTGTATCAATTACTTGGAATGTATTGAACAATTCAGTAAATGACGCAGTAGCTATTTACCTGTATAATGGCAATAATTTGGAATACACCATTGCAGAAAATACACCAAACGATGGGCAATATGAGTGGGAAATACTAACGAATATGGAGGGAAACGCTTTTAGAATCAAAATTGTAGAGCAAAGTACATTGGCCGTGTATGATTGGAGTGATAAGAGTTTTGTTATTTCGTATGAAAAAAAAGGAAATACCTCTCCCCTTCCAGACCCTTCTTCAAAAGACATCGTATTTTGGCCCATTCCTACGAATGATGTGTTGTATTGCAGACTTAACAACGAGTTGGTATCAATTGAATCATTAAACATAGAAATATTCAATACCTACGGTAGTAAAATCTATGGATATGAATTGAGTAAGTCAAGTTTGGAGCAAAATACTTGGAAATTGGATTTACCTGCTTTGAGTACAGGTATATATTTTTGTATCTTGACCTTTCCTGATAGATTGACGAATGTTCATAAAATATTGATTACGAAATAATTACTCAAGATCTACTCCTTTTCTATTAGAGGAAGTCCTGACGATGACATGAGTATTGAGTATGATTCTACTCGGAGATTCTGTATCAATTTTCCCCTCCAGCATCTTTATCACTTGGGTAATTGCAGCCTGTCCCATTTCTTCGGCGGGGTGGTAGATAGAAG
The Chitinophagales bacterium genome window above contains:
- a CDS encoding RagB/SusD family nutrient uptake outer membrane protein, which gives rise to MNIIYKKIKVLHIVLLCFSLMIFSACSNILEEEPRSLLTPNLFETDQGLEGGIVAAYAYLRFYYGPEGTHNMTVYGTDEFTNGNQVSNPPLNNYQNLDANNGDILTPWNRAYPAINTCNGVIELGTTDNMTPERRTLIAEAKYLRAHWYFILVRTFGGVSLDLGSGPLAFNRSPVNNFSRASVSEVYNVIINDLEDAIIDLSDTPSEPGRAWKATAYHTLAKVYLARAYSEAAQSSDYQNALDAAQHLINNAGSYGVALLSDFADVHREGNDDNAEILFSVQRNGDPNFTDITANGAPNEVALQMNRANYYFRCFYERASDALVRDVQNGRPWIRFKPTDWLLNEAFNNKTIDSRFDKSFQTVWYANNTDASTYPLWTAGDVAAGYVSPDMEGQPKFSLGDTCVWMPQDHINLTAEDIGRRGFIVFTPAFISSQKEQYPSLSKFNAIERPQPGTEDDANVSSYRPYPVYRFAETYLVAAEAALQLGNTQLAADYINVIRRRAAWNNANPALMEITAGNVDIDFILAERTRELAGEYMRWFDLVRTGKLLERVQLYNPDGGPNIQPHHVLRPIPQGYIDLAIDPTTADSKYPQNPGY
- a CDS encoding FG-GAP-like repeat-containing protein, with translation MKKILLFLICSLAIHSIFGQTLFNNVAEEQGVLILHNVPAGEANFGTGAVWFDYDNDGDIDLYVTNNDDRNHLFRNNRIGLGTADFTDVTTGDALCLQCKGSGVSAADYDNDGDKDLYLANLNQDILLRNDGNEHFTNATFEAFGADEDFQLGFGSSASWGDVNNDGWLDLYVSNHIISFESPITPKDFLYINNGGNPVTFTDRSDLLAGDTDADGTDDLMGFGFIGIFTDFDNNGTMDIYLANDCPLGPEDNKLFKNNGNMTFSEVSTEIGPFKRGKVSGQYDCHSAMGLSRGDMNHDGYLDYHFSNIHYHGINSVLLQNTGKNLLNVSEEAGLDKDIFEPESGLLFTWGTIMMDYDLDTWQDIYLASGSLRLVYQPNFLYHSGGSSIAGTPVFTQVADEISGTADARQTRTIVKADYDMDGDPDVYLVNFDTNSSLLQNNNATGYNWAIIDVVGAGPPLSNKDGIGAKITLTTPDQLQQYDEIYSGSSLGGGDDMAAYFGLKEHTTFQVSIKWPSGIVKYYGSFEANQRLKLYEPTCYVFSPKEGAFLQQEETQIIQWKSVFEENEEVKIILLSEGIEDRIIVNQTLNDGVFEWEIPNDLEAGQTYSVKIEGIHKASFEGVTNGYFSILPPSKSYVQVLSPNGGELLVNEPIVSITWNVLNNSVNDAVAIYLYNGNNLEYTIAENTPNDGQYEWEILTNMEGNAFRIKIVEQSTLAVYDWSDKSFVISYEKKGNTSPLPDPSSKDIVFWPIPTNDVLYCRLNNELVSIESLNIEIFNTYGSKIYGYELSKSSLEQNTWKLDLPALSTGIYFCILTFPDRLTNVHKILITK
- a CDS encoding carbohydrate binding domain-containing protein, producing MDLIKYNSSKIKNIIQPSLWLLLSLFLVLPFSSCEKDDTDKLTGEIGAANAVDVSSRITGFDSSVTGAGATLSALGSGLSGVKRVFMGSNSSPSVVASESSVTFTVPIGVVLGVQEVTFIFEGNERATASIEVVALPVISYVGPLASYVGDEIIIIGDNLSIVESVLIGDVPASINSSEKDIIAFTVPNGAVSGSVFTLSSPAGVVSSSEVLFLCDDSPEEILCLPALNINGSFEEGDLGDATTVAVPGWGFSGAGSLANVEVVSFRNGSTRGGRQALKIEVLDVGANPWNIEIREESFEVAPATTYLYSIQVKGPAGSRVDFTLGLPDFSELNRSEATLSGDWEEISFEFTTGAEDNMIRTPIHFSRDVNIGGTFYLDDLRIVATN
- a CDS encoding TonB-dependent receptor, which gives rise to MRGVITSEENSEPLVGVNIVIKGTTEGTVSDVDGSYSISAPSDATLVYSFVGYTAQEIPISGRSQLDVSMAIFADLFDEIVVVGYGTRKRSDVTGSVVALEEVELREIPVSNPVMALQGRVAGVEIERTSSRPGAGSQIRIRGNRSLGTDESGVNDPLVVLDGIPFSGNINDINPSDIVNMNILKDASATAIYGSRGANGVILVTTRRGSVGKPRLTYNGYVGIASALDKYDLWDAEEYADAKQVSNFGAPGGSFTPTEIENMVSGRSTDWQDVMYRDGYITNHELSVTGGTDKTQYSISAGYFDETTVLPGQEFERFSLRAAIDQKIGERIKIGATMINSVSNRDGENASPMFQILTLSPLYNAYNEDGTINELPAIGSVDANTRSPLTLYQKDSWSQERRRLRTFNNVYGEVEIIEGLKYRLNAGLDYWQDEYGQFYSSNTPFQNGSGSTAAIRNRDSWSYTIENLLLYEKSFGDHNLSFTGLYSAQEEESNRSGVNASAIFADFLQYYNFALAESTTIPNNPNDPAFQYSRWGLLSFMARIEYGYKSKYLATFTIRRDGSSRLAEGNKWFSYPAAALAWNIHNEPFLESSETIDLLKLRLGVGRTSNQSISPYSSLGSLSRIPYNFGPDGGTYGFLVSTLPNAELSWEFTTSRNVGIDFGLFNNRISGSIDVYKNTTEDVLQSRAVPITSGVPGSFQENIGKVEGKGIEVMLSTDIVRNTGDGFKWGLDINFTAHKEEIIELSEGVTQDEGNGWFVGQPVNVIYDYQKIGIWQLGEEELASSFGDFAPGDIKIADLNNNGTIDAEDRTIIGQLDPKWSAGISSRFNFKGFDLSVVAFAKVGGTLVSNLYQMNQGNPFNSLEGRRNGPDVDYWTPNNATNDFPRTGRQITPYGSTVGYFDASYMKIRSINFGYTIPQSVLSGIGLQATRLYFTVNNPFKAFFSDYVDQGGIDPEPNGRANGGGDVIGAAGFGRRLTVSADTPPTRSLILGLNVTL